Part of the Methylomonas sp. AM2-LC genome, GGTACACCTATCGCTTCGCTGGCTTTCGCCTATCGCTTGATAGAAAAACCTGCTGCCAGTTCCAATTTGGCCTGTGCAGAGGGTAATGATGTACCGTTGTGGTTAAAGAATAACTGGCTGTTACAAGCGCTACTGATATTGGTGGCCGGTTTATTGTTTATTGTTGTGCAATTGGAGTTGTACCGCAGTTTTGGTTATCTGTATCCACCCTTGCAATTACCGATACTGACACTGGTTTGGTTGGGTATGAGTCTGCTATTGTTGTTACGTTATCTGGCCATGCCCAGGGCCTGGTTATTAACTGCCTTACGGGTATTTATTGGTGCCGTGCTGTTTAAACTGTTGTTTATTGATCTACCCTCCTGGGATTTAAATCTGCAACAAGTCGGTTACGGTGACAGTGTGTTGACCATGCGCTATGCTGCAAATTATAGCTTTGCACTGTTGTTAATGCGGTTACTGGATTTTGCAGCCATTATTGGCTTCTTGCTGTTTACTTTCCAGCGGTTATCGACCACCAATATAGACACTTATCGTCAACGTTTATGGCTGGGTGGCGTAGCTTATGCGCTGTTATTTTGCTTTTTGAGTTTAGAAACCAACTCTATACTCTATCAATTTGTACCGGGCCTTCGTTCCGGTGGCGTCTCTATTTTGTGGTCAGTGTTTGCGTTAAGTTCGGTGTTTGCTGGTATCAAACGGCAAGTGTCTGCATTACGATGGGTGGGGCTAGTTTTATTTGCGTTAGTCACCTGGAAAGTATTTTTTATTGATTTGGCGCGACTTGAACAGATTTACCGCATTCTTGCCTTTATCGTGCTGGGCTTGCTGGCTTTAGGCGGGGCATTTTTCTATATGCGCTATCAGCAAACCTTTATCGGCAAATCGACTACAGAGAAATTATCATGATCGGCAAAACCACCCTGTTTAGTTTTCTAATGCTATTGATATGGCAGTATTGTGTTGCTGATATAGGCAACCCACGTTTTAGCCGCCCGGTTTTACTGCCGGACACTACTAGCCAGACATTATTAGCTATTATTTTGGATGAGCCCATTTATGCTGCCAGCCAAACCGATTTTGCTGATTTACGCCTGCTGGACCAGGATCAACAAGAAACACCGTATCTATTGAAAAAGATAGCCACCAGCAAAACAGTCACTCAGCGATTAAGCAGCGTTATCGATAGCCAATCGTTACAAAAAAGTGGTGAGAACGGCATTGTTGTCACGCTGAGTTTAGATAAAAACGCTGCCTTTGCCAATGGTTTAACTATTAACACTCAGCAACGCAATTTCGACTATAGCCTACAAATCATGGGTTCTAGCGATGGTAATGCTTGGCATGTTTTGGTCGATAAGGCCACGATTTATGATTATTCTCGTTATATGGCAGTCAGTAATCGTGATATTAGCCTGCCCGATAATCAGGACCAATTTTTAAAAATTATTGTTGCCGAAGCTACGCAAAGCCGAAACAGCCAAATGCTGGAACTAACCCGTACCTTACAAGCGGGAGAAGAACAACAGCGTCAGGAAAAACAGCAATTACAGGTTGAACCGCTGCATATTGAGGGTATTGAGGCTTGGCATAATCAGGCCAGTACGCAAGCAGAAGCGGCACAAGCGTTCCCTTATTCGCTGAGCAACTTTACCATTAGCCAGAATAGCGAACAGAAAACTAGCGTGATCGAGATAGACAGCAAACGCCAACCTTTAACGGGTTTTAAGCTGGATATCAATACCGCTAATTTTAGTCGGCATGCAGAAGTACAAATAGCGCAGCCGGGGGTGCAAGCACCCATACAAGTGATAGGCACAGCACAATTGCAGGCTTTGCATTTTCAAGAGATTAATCAGCTGCAAACAGAACTGACTTTTCCAGAACAACGCCAGACCCATTTTCGATTGGTTATCCATAATCAAGATAATCCGGCTTTGGAGATAAGCAGCATTAGTGCTATTGGCCATGCTTATCAATTGCTATTTCTGCCTCAAGCGGGCAAGCAATACCAACTATATTACGGTGCAGAAAAAATGACCCGACCTGTTTACGATACAGCCTCAATTGAAGAGCTGTTGGAGCGTGGCTATCAAACAACTAGCGTTAGCTTAGGGGCTGAAACTGCGCTGATACCAAGCAAACAAAAACTAAATATGAGTAGTATTTTAGAAAGTAGCTGGTTTTTAGGTGGCGTGATCGGCTTAATGGTACTGGTATTGATGTGGAGTTTATTTCGTATAGTTAAACGGCTGGGAAATTTGCCTGAATAGAAAACCGATTCCGGCAGTTGATTAAACGCGACTGCAAGCATTCAAACATTGATGTTCCAACAGCTTGTTATTTGTTACAAATGCAACAGATAGAATTAGACGTTTATATAGACTAATCAATCATTTAAAAATTGGCGCAAAATATGAATTAAGCAAGCTATACAGAAATTAATACTGTGTTAGGTTGCTAATCATTTTACGGTGCTTATGTCTGAAATCATCCAGTTTCCCGTTTCCCACAAACAACAAAAAACAGATCTTGATGCGGTTATCGACGAAGCTCTAAGGCCCATCCCCAGTAAAGAAAGGGAAAAGCTCAGGTTTACGTTAATCAAAACCATAGACAGCTACGATGCCTTTTTTACTGAATGGTCTTTGAGTATACCGGAGGATAGTAACGAAACACTCAGAAAACAAATCTACGATATTGCGCATCAGGAACATAATAGAAAAATGCAGATGTTGAAAGACATTATGCGATTAAAGATTAAAGTGCTGGTTGCGGAATACTATCACCAAAAATAACTCGGTTTTTACTTAACTATTCTGACCCGTATCCAGTGGATTCGGTTAGCGAGAATAAACAACACCAAAGACCATCGATTTTAAGCGCTTATCTTAGTCGTGCTTTGGTGCAATTTTCATTAAGGAGTGTTATATGAGTCAACTGGCTGATGTTAATAGTGTTGCAGAGCTTGAAGTCGATGACAATAAACTGATAGTTGCTTTTGCAAGTTCGGATGGTGAAATTGTAAATCAACATTTCGGTTCGTCTCAGGGATTTCATGTCTATGGTATAGATGGCAGTACCGCTAAACCATTGGCGGTTAAGTCGTTTGGTAAAGAGCTACGTGACGGGAATGAAGATAAATTAAAACCTAAGCTTGCTTGGTTAACGGGGTGCGATATGGTTTATTGTGGATCTGTCGGCGGATCTGCGACAAATGAGTTGATCAAATTGGGCGCTCATCCTGTCATAGTTAAAGGTGGCCCCGATATTGAAGAAATCATTACCGAATTACAACAAGAAATTACCGGAACCCTGTCGCCACTGCTAGAACGCATTTTTAAACAAAAAACGGCTAAAGATAATAGCCGTTTTGAAAAGATGGCTGAAGAAGAATGGGATGAATAAGGATACCCGCCAATTTTGCCAAAATGCTATCTAAACCACTCTGCCAGGTTGTTGTGTAAATCAAGTGTGTGGAAAGCGCAAAGTTTATTCAATATCTCCTGACAGTAAAGTGTCCACAGCTCGCAAAATATAGTCATTGTTGCGAATATGTTGTGCGAGTTCTTTGATTTCTTCATAGGCATAATTGTGCAAATTGAAACTCATGGTGTCGATTTGTTTGTCGTCACAAAAAATATCAAGTACCAATAGCACAGAGTTGTCGTACTGATGTGCGTCATCTAGCACCTTAACGCTGGATACAATTCTAATATGTTCATCAATGCTATTGATATATCGCAACGACGATAAATCCTCAATTTGTATGGGCGTTAATAGATTTTTAATGGTCATCAGGATTCTAAAAATTAAGGCTAATGCAATTATTGTTTACTTAAGATCATGCGTTTTTGGTACAGAAAACCTGCTCATACCTTAAATAAATTACTGGTTTCAAAGAACAGCTAATTACGCTAACTCTGTTTATCGGAAATAATAGAGCTTACAAGGTTCATGCCAGATTTACAGGCAAGTATTCTTGATTTATATCCAACGAAAATAGTCAGTGTCACAAAAATATCCCTCTATTTAACACTTCCCTGTCAATAGCCAGTGCTCGATTCCAGGCGTCAGTGACAACTTCGAAAAACCACCCTTCGACAAGTCTCTCCTGAGTTATATCGGAAGGCTCTGGGCTAACGGTGGCATCTATATATCAATAGCTTACCGTTCGTGCTGAGACCGTCGAAGCACAAAAGCAAGTTTTTCGAAGTTCTCAGTAGATTCGTTTTCTGCCGGGAATCAACGAATAGTTACGACTTTATAGTTGGTAAAATCCTTCCGTTTAGGTGATACATGGCGTTTAAAAAGGCTATAGGCATTGCTGTTCTCAGGTTAGATTACGATCTGGGCGTACCATTTTATTGGCGTGCAATTTGCTAAGTTATAAAAAAACCTTTTCGAATAGGCTATTTTTGTAATGTTTACTTCAATTCATCCCACAATTGTTGCAAGCGTCTGGACAACTTTGGACCGGCGGCACCCTTTTCTGTGCGCTTGGTTCTCAGGTCATTGTAACGGCCAAGCCAGGGAGACTAAACTTGGATGACAGGTTTGCGGATGAGGAAGAATGGGTCATCTGGAATAGCGCCCACGGCCTCGTCACCACGGTAGCGATTGCGCGGGTCGAAGTCGGCACCGGTGGTAGAATCGCATGGCTGGATGAACCCTTTGACATGGTGGGCCCCTTCAGCTATGACGCGCTTAAGACGCATGGTCGAATCGCCTTCGCCGCTTGTATCATCATGTCACGCCAAAAATGGCAAGACGACCAAGTGGAACTGCGACGAGAGTCCCTTAAAATACGCCGAGCTACAGAACAACGAATTAATGAGGAATTGGAGCTTCTTTACGGCGGCCAGGGCCGACATCCAGTAAACCGAAAGCCTTTCAAAGAACGGCAACATCGTGAGACGCTAAATTTGCCAATCGACGGGACGCTTGAGTCATCCCAGATCAAAGCCGCATTTCGACGGCTTGCCCAAAAGATGCACCCCGATGCCGGTGGCAGCAACGAACAGTTTATTCGCATTACGGAAGCGCGCAATGCGTTGCTTGAGTACATTTCATGATTGCTAACAACAATTGGGTTTTGATATTGTCATATAGGCATTGAATAGTTTAGTTACGGTTATGGCAAAGTACGCCCAAACACCTCGCTATCTGCATTAACATCGCCGCGATTTTGTTCACCAGCCACATAAACTAAAGTTGATGCGCTACGTAATAAGTTAGCACGGCTATCGATTTCGGTAAAGCGTGCATGCGCTAAATCTTTTTGCGCAGAAAGCAGCTCTATCACCGTAGAAAAACCATGCGAGTAAGACTCCTGTGTAGCCGCATAAGATTCTTCTGCCGCTTTTAGCAGAGCCAGGGCAAATT contains:
- a CDS encoding DUF3999 family protein; amino-acid sequence: MIGKTTLFSFLMLLIWQYCVADIGNPRFSRPVLLPDTTSQTLLAIILDEPIYAASQTDFADLRLLDQDQQETPYLLKKIATSKTVTQRLSSVIDSQSLQKSGENGIVVTLSLDKNAAFANGLTINTQQRNFDYSLQIMGSSDGNAWHVLVDKATIYDYSRYMAVSNRDISLPDNQDQFLKIIVAEATQSRNSQMLELTRTLQAGEEQQRQEKQQLQVEPLHIEGIEAWHNQASTQAEAAQAFPYSLSNFTISQNSEQKTSVIEIDSKRQPLTGFKLDINTANFSRHAEVQIAQPGVQAPIQVIGTAQLQALHFQEINQLQTELTFPEQRQTHFRLVIHNQDNPALEISSISAIGHAYQLLFLPQAGKQYQLYYGAEKMTRPVYDTASIEELLERGYQTTSVSLGAETALIPSKQKLNMSSILESSWFLGGVIGLMVLVLMWSLFRIVKRLGNLPE
- a CDS encoding NifB/NifX family molybdenum-iron cluster-binding protein; the encoded protein is MSQLADVNSVAELEVDDNKLIVAFASSDGEIVNQHFGSSQGFHVYGIDGSTAKPLAVKSFGKELRDGNEDKLKPKLAWLTGCDMVYCGSVGGSATNELIKLGAHPVIVKGGPDIEEIITELQQEITGTLSPLLERIFKQKTAKDNSRFEKMAEEEWDE
- a CDS encoding DnaJ domain-containing protein gives rise to the protein MDDRFADEEEWVIWNSAHGLVTTVAIARVEVGTGGRIAWLDEPFDMVGPFSYDALKTHGRIAFAACIIMSRQKWQDDQVELRRESLKIRRATEQRINEELELLYGGQGRHPVNRKPFKERQHRETLNLPIDGTLESSQIKAAFRRLAQKMHPDAGGSNEQFIRITEARNALLEYIS